In Salarias fasciatus chromosome 20, fSalaFa1.1, whole genome shotgun sequence, a single window of DNA contains:
- the LOC115408082 gene encoding PHD finger protein 20-like codes for MRRALSRYAGFSAVEREMKNPPERSGIDFRVGAQLEARDRQKNWYSATIETIDYDQERVLVHYKQWSRRHNEWFHWSSPYLRPLERVSLRRRGVNPPASQPTFVSGARVLACWTDCRFYPAKILRVNKDDSYTVRFYDGVVRTVKPTKIKPFQKKSTAEKSALGSEGWEDEDCEEVEGGVEGEEEGEEKKEEVKEKDESVEREDERKRSAEPSSSYLPSKKKTDESRSCGSQNQPITADYAPSAGANPSQIDRDVLLQRQAHLPTTHKFSREPLYRVIKNQPPPILSIELDHNPFKCPSEGCSKSFRKASLLHYHTKYYHSEQLLVGTGEGEGVAAAGGEQESARRKRSTSEGEDFMLDRRSEGQNNICHRDNREHSIMGTEGKKNGGKDRKNFLRVKLKKKKKKKKKKKTHTGHCSSDDENSDRHPITLKMSSQQHSTHTADDGSDWSTLTAESGEDTPSWQVAMEMEDCEVVRCVCEVDEENDFMIQCESCLCWQHGTCMGLYEDNVPHNYICYYCRQTAGWRRAQRVLVEPDWLMSGHMFGLSCVKGNYSQMNSAKVSHTARLLAHTHTLQQAVRGLQLKISLLRAPSHPDLQLWRLPWRQEEARSLACSPRGEPSVCYVSSEHCYQKPGASREKEEEEEEEEEEQMMKEVKSEEVERTITSSITDTHAVTHNPTTNTESHTVAPRCSSEVECRLNLLNHVESVQRDISSRMELMERELDVLESWLDHSGELEPPDPLSRLPQLKQRIRRLLCDLCIVRQLAVCR; via the exons ATGCGCCGTGCACTATCTCGATATGCTGGGTTCAGTGCAGTAGAGCGAGAG ATGAAAAATCCTCCGGAGAGATCAGGAATCGACTTCCGGGTCGGAGCTCAGCTGGAAGCACGAGACCGACAGAAGAACTG GTACTCAGCCACCATTGAGACAATCGATTACGACCAAGAGCGAGTTCTCGTCCACTACAAGCAGTGGAGCCGTCGCCACAATGAGTGGTTTCACTGGAGCTCGCCGTACCTGCGGCCCCTGGAAAGGGTTAGCCTGAGAAGGCGGGGTGTGAACCCACCAGCCAGCCAGCCG ACGTTTGTTTCTGGTGCGCGGGTCCTGGCCTGTTGGACTGACTGCCGGTTCTACCCGGCTAAGATCCTGCGGGTCAATAAGGATG ACTCGTACACGGTGCGGTTCTATGACGGTGTGGTTCGGACGGTGAAGCCAACAAAGATCAAACCATTCCAGAAG AAGTCCACAGCTGAGAAGAGTGCGTTGGGGAGCGAGGGCTGGGAGGATGAGGACTGTGAGGAGGTGGAAGGAGGtgtggaaggagaggaggagggagaggagaaaaaggaggaggtgaaggagaaagATGAGTCAGTGGAGAGGGAGgacgagaggaagaggagcgccgAGCCTTCATCCTCCTATCTTCCATcgaagaagaaaacagacgaAA GCAGAAGCTGTGGATCTCagaatcagccaatcacagcagatTATGCACCCTCAGCAGGTGCTAATCCTTCGCAGATCGACAGAG acgtcctgctgcagcGTCAGGCCCACCTACCAACAACACACAAGTTCAGCAGAGAGCCAT tgtacAGGGTGATAAAGAACCAGCCTCCTCCCATCCTCTCCATTGAGCTTGATCACAACCCCTTCAAGTGTCCCTCCGAAGGCTGCTCCAAGTCCTTCAGGAAGGCCTCTCTGCTGCACTACCACACCAAGTATTACCACTCCGAACAGCTGCTTGTAGGaacaggagaaggagaaggagtagcagcagctggaggagagcaagAGTCAGCCCG GAGGAAAAGGTCCACTTCTGAAGGAGAAGACTTCATGTTGGACAGGAGGAGTGAGGGCCAGAACAACATCTGTCACCGTGACAACCGAGAGCACAGCATCATGGGAACAG aggggaagaaaaatggaggaaaggaCAGAAAGAACTTCCTGAGAGttaaactgaagaagaagaaaaagaaaaagaagaagaagaagactcaTACCG GACACTGCAGCAGCGACGACGAGAACTCAGATCGACATCCTATCACCCTGAAAATGTCCTCACAACAGCACAGCACGCACACAGCAG ACGACGGCAGTGATTGGTCCACACTAACAGCTGAGAGCGGAGAGGACACGCCCTCCTGGCAGGTCGCTATGGAGATGGAGGACTGCGAGgtggtcaggtgtgtgtgtgaggtggacGAGGAGAATGACTTCATGATCCAG tGTGAGTCATGTCTCTGTTGGCAGCATGGTACCTGCATGGGGTTATATGAAGACAATGTCCCCCACAACTACATCTGTTACtactgcagacagacagcag ggtggaggcggGCCCAGCGTGTCCTGGTGGAGCCTGATTGGCTGATGTCGGGCCACATGTTTGGCCTGTCCTGCGTGAAGGGGAACTACAGTCAGATGAACTCAGCAAAGGTGTCACACACCGCACGTCTgctggctcacacacacacgctgcagcaAGCCGTCCGAGGGCTGCAGCTCAAGATCAGCCTGCTGCG CGCTCCGTCTCACCCTGACCTGCAGCTGTGGAGGTTACCATGGCGACAGGAGGAGGCGCGAAGCCTGGCCTGCAGCCCCAGAGGCGAACCTTCAGTCTGCTACGTGAGCAGTGAGCACTGCTACCAAAAACCTGGCGCATcaagggagaaggaggaggaggaggaggaagaggaggaggagcagatgatGAAG GAGGTGAAGTCTGAAGAAGTGGAGAGGACGATAACTAGcagcatcacagacacacacgcagtgACGCACAACCCgaccacaaacacagagagccaCACGGTGGCGCCGCGATGCTCCTCAGAGGTGGAGTGCCGACTGAACCTCCTGAACCACGTGGAGTCTGTGCAGAGAgacatcagcagcaggatggagctgatggagagagAGCTGGACG TTTTGGAGTCCTGGTTGGACCATTCAGGAGAGCTGGAGCCCCCTGACCCTTTGTCCCGCCTCCCACAGCTTAAGCAGCGAATCAGACGGCTGCTCTGTGACCTCTGCATTGTGAGACAGCTGGCGGTTTGCCGCTGA
- the LOC115408702 gene encoding dynein regulatory complex subunit 7-like: protein MDFALQHGPAETQQEVQEGNEEQDHFLLLGADYDAYCVSGHAVQEMCARDQRQQDCPLLDPTVQNVPSDQKQQASKYTMMHQPELHSRYLRQQEEKRQEAKSAPEHSTVHVAQDQCQKPVDPLHGLRAHCWVLVLSGSCNVQENFFIDPLTGISYPTNHHHFLGIESIWNNFNYYVNMQDCKQGCRDLLFDLDDGRLWEPILSGTISRKDLTLDVQQRKQTTNTANSDEEEEQEERRVLKIPKSWVSFIHVTKEDLQRRYPGGKTEVLYRNAKLERFAPNVRPDGLMTRLSVYKEQESAEVNVLKMWYQHRNDQLQQRVINVKERSTVEHFKEGRPLHFLTYSYRALNGGWERQVEFSRVRSDHLASRVMTSDQMMETFEGRGDFLYHRHIFFSPHVRFSEQSNDSVELQDRPVQRVVERFHRNMSKLAHEDVNERVFVISERRIELKFHCDEHRLIPPQTKFIKPRESTEQQKAQQFTSDMVSCFQVDVCEHPPQIGHLYKTLQSLIRQEEQLLQQISMSQKEMRELVSLRQKEEQQIQNSAPEKHRDTEYDSMKLFRTN from the exons ATGGATTTTGCTCTGCAGCACGGACCTGCAGAGACCCAGCAAGAGGTGCAGGAGGGGAACGAGGAGCAGGATCACTT CCTCCTTCTGGGAGCAGATTACGATGCATACTGTGTCAGTGGTCATGCAGTCCAAGAGATGTGTGCTCGggaccagaggcagcaggattGCCCCCTGCTTGACCCTACAGTGCAG AATGTGCCCTCAGATCAGAAACAACAAGCAAGCAAATACACAATGATGCATCAGCCGGAGCTGCACAGTCGCTATCtgaggcagcaggaagagaagagacaggaagctAAATCTGCACCTGAACACAGCACAGTGCATGTCGCTCAGGATCAGTGTCAGAAACCCGTCGATCCATTGCATGGGCTGCGGGCGCACTGCTGGGTGCTGGTGCTTTCCGGCAGTTGTAATGTCCAGGAAAATTTCTTCATAGACCCTCTGACAGGAATCAGCTATCCTACAAACCACCACCACTTCCTGGGCATCGAGAGCATCTGGAACAACTTCAACTACTACGTCAACATGCAAGACTGTAAGCAGGGCTGCAGG gacCTGCTGTTTGATCTGGATGATGGCCGTCTTTGGGAGCCTATCCTGTCTGGTACGATCAGCAGGAAGGATCTGACTTTGGACGTCCAGCAAAGGaagcaaacaacaaacacagcaaacagtgatgaggaggaggagcaagaggag CGCAGAGTGTTGAAAATACCAAAATCCTGGGTCAGCTTCATTCATGTGACTAAGGAAG ACCTGCAGAGGCGCTACCCTGGCGGAAAGACAGAGGTTCTCTACAGGAACGCGAAGCTGGAGAGATTTGCTCCGAATGTGAGGCCCGACGGCCTGATGACGCGACTGAGTGTGTACAAGGAGCAGGAGA gtGCAGAGGTAAATGTGTTGAAGATGTGGTATCAGCACAGAAatgatcagctgcagcagagggtgATTAATGTGAAAGAGAGAAGCACTGTCGAACACTTCAAAGAAGGACGGCCACTCCACTTCCTGA CCTACAGCTACCGGGCCCTGAATGGAGGCTGGGAGCGACAGGTGGAGTTCAGCCGGGTGCGCAGTGATCACCTGGCGAGCAGAGTGATGACATCTGACCAGATGATGGAGACGTTTGAGGGGCGTGGTGACTTCCTTTACCACCGTCACATCTTTTTCAGTCCACATGTTCGATTCTCCGAGCAGAGCAATGACTCAGTGGAGCTGCAAGACCGACCTGTGCAA AGAGTGGTGGAACGTTTTCATCGAAACATGTCCAAACTGGCGCACGAGGACGTGAACGAGCGTGTGTTTGTGATATCAGAGCGACGTATCGAGTTGAAGTTTCACTGCGATGAGCACCGACTCATTCCCCCACAGACCAAATTCATCAAACCCCGAGAGTCCACGGAGCAGCAGAAGGCCCAACAATTCACCTCAGACATGGTGTCATGCTTCCAG gtggatgtgtgtgagcaTCCTCCTCAGATTGGACATCTCTATAAGACGCTCCAGAGTCTGATAagacaggaggagcagctgctgcaacaGATATCCATGTCGCAGAAGGAG atgaGAGAACTTGTGTCCTTGAGGCAGAAAGAGGAGCAGCAAATACAGAACTCAGCCCCTGAGAAGCATAGAGACACAGAATATG actcAATGAAATTGTtcagaacaaactga